Proteins encoded within one genomic window of Gloeobacter kilaueensis JS1:
- the cysW gene encoding sulfate ABC transporter permease subunit CysW — protein MRTADFSPASRKSLVPRWGRLALIAIGLVYLVLLVALPLGNIFLQAFGEGLGSYWQAVSTREALHAIGLTLLIALVAVPVNTFFGLVIAWVLARQQFVLKPLLLGVLDLPFAISPVVVGMMAIVLFSHTNGFLGPWLAAHDLKIIFALPSMILVTTFVTLPFVAREVLPVLLATGTDQEQAAETLGATPFQIFWRITLPEIRQALLYGVVLTNARALGEFGAVSVVSGKLINETQTLTLHIEQVYTEYQTTAAFACASLLALVALLTLVGGEWLRQSREQT, from the coding sequence ATGCGAACCGCTGACTTCTCCCCAGCTTCTCGAAAGTCGCTCGTCCCGCGCTGGGGGCGGCTTGCCCTCATCGCGATTGGACTCGTCTATCTGGTGCTATTGGTCGCTTTGCCGCTGGGCAATATCTTCCTGCAGGCATTTGGCGAGGGTCTGGGCTCCTACTGGCAGGCGGTGAGCACCCGCGAGGCGCTGCACGCCATCGGCCTGACCCTGCTCATTGCCCTGGTGGCCGTGCCGGTCAACACCTTTTTTGGCCTCGTCATCGCCTGGGTGCTGGCCCGCCAGCAATTCGTCCTCAAGCCGCTGCTACTGGGTGTACTGGATCTGCCCTTCGCCATCTCGCCGGTAGTGGTGGGGATGATGGCGATCGTGCTCTTCAGCCATACCAACGGCTTTTTGGGGCCGTGGCTGGCGGCGCACGACCTCAAGATCATCTTTGCCCTGCCCTCGATGATCCTGGTGACCACCTTCGTCACTTTGCCCTTCGTCGCCCGCGAGGTGCTGCCGGTGCTGCTCGCTACCGGCACAGACCAGGAGCAGGCCGCCGAAACCCTGGGTGCCACACCGTTTCAGATTTTCTGGCGGATTACCCTGCCGGAGATTCGCCAGGCTTTGCTCTACGGCGTCGTGCTCACCAATGCCCGCGCCCTGGGCGAATTTGGCGCGGTCTCGGTCGTCTCGGGCAAGCTGATCAACGAAACCCAGACCCTGACGCTGCACATCGAGCAGGTCTACACCGAGTACCAGACCACCGCCGCCTTCGCCTGCGCTTCGCTTCTGGCGCTGGTCGCTCTTTTGACCCTGGTGGGCGGCGAATGGCTGCGCCAGAGCAGGGAGCAGACATAA
- the cysT gene encoding sulfate ABC transporter permease subunit CysT has protein sequence MNAVSSALTRGLALLYIALLVLIPVGGLLLKVADRPPALLWAAITNPVAVATYQLTLVAAIAASGINCLFGLVLAWILERYAFAARRLANALVDLPFVMPAAVAGITLAVLYGPEGPLGPFLAPGTLLGGFLKALGLSEVRLAYSQAGVVLAMIFVTLPFAVRTLQPVIAQIEPETEEAALSLGASPLQTFWRVLLPEILPALLTSFALCFARGVGEYGAAVLISGNIPYESLITSVYIYQRLEEYDYTGATAVSLVLLVFSLAVLVGINLLESWSRRADANR, from the coding sequence ATGAACGCCGTGAGTAGCGCCCTCACCCGTGGGCTGGCCCTGCTCTATATCGCGCTGCTCGTCTTGATCCCGGTGGGCGGTCTGCTCTTGAAGGTGGCGGACCGTCCGCCCGCTCTGCTCTGGGCTGCGATCACCAATCCGGTCGCCGTCGCCACTTACCAACTCACCCTCGTAGCCGCGATCGCCGCCAGCGGGATCAATTGTCTATTTGGTCTGGTGCTTGCCTGGATCCTGGAGCGCTACGCCTTTGCGGCCCGCAGGCTCGCCAACGCCCTGGTGGATCTGCCCTTCGTGATGCCGGCGGCGGTGGCCGGGATCACCCTCGCCGTCCTGTATGGGCCGGAAGGACCGCTGGGCCCATTTCTCGCTCCGGGCACGCTGCTTGGAGGATTTTTGAAGGCTCTTGGCCTTTCAGAAGTGCGCCTCGCCTACTCCCAGGCCGGTGTGGTGCTCGCGATGATCTTTGTCACCCTGCCTTTTGCCGTGCGCACCCTGCAGCCGGTGATTGCCCAGATCGAACCTGAAACGGAGGAAGCGGCTCTGTCGCTGGGAGCCAGTCCTCTACAAACCTTCTGGCGGGTGCTGCTGCCCGAAATTCTACCGGCCCTCCTCACCAGCTTTGCCCTCTGTTTCGCACGCGGTGTGGGCGAGTACGGTGCGGCGGTGCTCATCTCCGGCAACATTCCTTACGAGTCGCTTATCACCTCCGTCTACATCTACCAGCGCTTAGAAGAGTACGATTACACCGGTGCCACCGCCGTCTCGCTGGTGCTGCTGGTCTTCTCCCTCGCTGTGCTGGTGGGGATCAATCTACTCGAAAGCTGGAGCCGCCGCGCCGATGCGAACCGCTGA
- a CDS encoding sulfate ABC transporter substrate-binding protein, which yields MQIPSSTMCRRVCLLLLVWWTAALPGAAQKPPVELTLVSYAVAKPVYARLIPEFQKEWKAKTGQEVTFKESYGPSGTQTRAILDGLEADVLAQNLQTNIDPLVEKGLVAANWNKRLPNGAVPVTTVMAIVTRPGNPKQIADWGDLTRPGIEVVAINPKTSGNARWGILAGYGALLKSKGSKEAEQYVLSLVKNIKSLENGGRQATDAFVKKRIGDALVTFENEILYTNDVLPKDYPYTVPAANIEVDFPVTIIDRIVDKKGTRAAAEAFTQFLFSARAQAIYAELGYRPSDKQVYAKNAGQYRPVKPLYTVADFGGWKKVDGELFADNALFDRAQKAAQR from the coding sequence ATGCAGATTCCCTCCTCTACGATGTGCCGCCGGGTGTGTCTTCTGCTCCTGGTGTGGTGGACAGCAGCCCTGCCCGGTGCCGCCCAAAAACCACCCGTCGAGCTGACGCTGGTGAGCTACGCCGTTGCCAAACCGGTGTACGCCCGCCTCATCCCCGAATTTCAAAAAGAATGGAAAGCAAAGACCGGACAGGAGGTCACCTTCAAAGAATCCTACGGCCCCTCCGGTACCCAGACGCGGGCGATCCTCGACGGCCTGGAAGCGGACGTGCTGGCCCAAAATCTTCAGACCAACATCGATCCACTGGTCGAAAAAGGACTGGTAGCCGCCAACTGGAACAAGCGCCTGCCCAACGGCGCGGTGCCGGTGACGACAGTGATGGCGATCGTCACCCGCCCTGGCAACCCCAAACAGATCGCCGACTGGGGCGATCTGACCCGGCCCGGCATCGAGGTGGTGGCGATCAACCCCAAGACCAGCGGCAATGCCCGCTGGGGCATCCTCGCCGGCTACGGCGCACTGCTTAAAAGCAAGGGCAGCAAAGAAGCCGAGCAGTACGTCCTCTCGCTGGTCAAAAACATCAAAAGCCTCGAAAACGGTGGCCGTCAGGCCACCGACGCCTTCGTCAAAAAGCGGATCGGCGACGCACTGGTCACCTTCGAGAACGAAATTCTCTACACCAACGACGTGCTGCCCAAAGATTATCCCTACACGGTACCGGCAGCGAATATCGAGGTGGATTTTCCGGTGACGATCATCGACAGGATCGTAGACAAAAAAGGCACCCGCGCCGCCGCCGAGGCGTTTACCCAGTTTCTTTTTAGCGCCAGAGCCCAGGCCATCTACGCCGAGTTGGGCTACCGGCCCTCCGACAAACAGGTCTACGCCAAAAACGCCGGCCAGTACCGGCCTGTCAAACCCCTCTATACGGTGGCGGACTTCGGCGGCTGGAAAAAAGTCGATGGCGAGCTCTTTGCCGACAACGCCCTTTTTGACCGGGCCCAAAAGGCCGCCCAAAGATGA
- the glgP gene encoding alpha-glucan family phosphorylase: MNTEVSDKVLQVRTQLRELLSNYLWVWQDKLQQVFESLPTYKGHPNRAVAELHQAQLAALSEDSLFTGRLGEAINFQRRYLASAGGREIAYFSAEFGIHETLPIYSGGLGVLAGDHVKSASDLNVPLVAIGLMYRQGYFNQQLNEEGWQVERYNDLNIDLTCLRPVLGKDGQPLLITIPIEERQVYARAWLAQVGRTPLYLLDTNVEQNDEMDRWITGHLYGGDQDTRIKQEVLLGIGGVRLLDALGYRISIFHMNEGHAAFLTLELIRQRMQAGSNYVLARGEIARCCVFTTHTPVPAGHDAFAHELLSQVLEPYRRDELRISQFDLLALGGRGRFSMTELALNLSGSANAVALRHEEVSQRMFPYRQITHVTNGIHHLSWVSPDIARVLDGSIPGWREQPTLLAQAHSLDSEALRAAHARAKSRLVEFINGHDHGIDFQENLLTIGFARRFATYKRGDLIVKAIDKLPPEVGDRIQLVFAGKSHPRDNGGKEYIQKIVELMSEKRIRLVFLENYDMSVARMLVSGVDIWMNTPRRPLEASGTSGMKAALNGVPNLSVLDGWWVEGYNRKNGWAVGEDFVEGNPDEDEFDAASIAQLLSEQILDEFYGRPAEWIERMKASVATASFFNTHRMVSQYVEQIYKLPFVAA, encoded by the coding sequence ATGAACACCGAAGTGAGTGATAAAGTATTGCAGGTGCGCACACAGTTGCGCGAACTATTGAGCAACTACCTCTGGGTCTGGCAGGACAAACTGCAGCAGGTCTTTGAATCGCTCCCGACCTACAAGGGTCATCCCAACCGGGCAGTGGCCGAATTACATCAGGCTCAGCTCGCTGCATTGAGCGAGGACAGCCTCTTTACCGGACGGTTGGGGGAGGCGATCAATTTTCAGCGCCGCTACCTGGCGAGCGCCGGGGGCCGCGAGATCGCCTACTTCAGCGCTGAATTCGGCATTCACGAGACGCTGCCCATCTACTCCGGTGGCCTGGGGGTGCTGGCGGGCGATCACGTCAAATCGGCGAGTGACCTCAATGTGCCGCTGGTGGCGATTGGACTGATGTACCGCCAGGGCTATTTCAACCAGCAGCTCAACGAAGAAGGCTGGCAGGTGGAGCGCTACAACGATCTCAATATCGACCTTACCTGTCTGCGGCCAGTGCTCGGCAAGGATGGCCAGCCCCTGCTCATCACCATTCCGATCGAAGAGCGGCAGGTGTACGCCCGCGCCTGGCTGGCCCAGGTGGGCCGCACGCCGCTTTACCTGCTCGATACCAACGTCGAGCAAAACGACGAGATGGACCGCTGGATCACAGGCCACCTTTACGGCGGCGACCAGGACACCCGGATCAAGCAGGAGGTGCTCTTGGGCATCGGCGGGGTGCGCCTGCTCGACGCCCTGGGCTATCGGATCAGTATTTTTCACATGAACGAGGGCCACGCCGCCTTCTTGACCCTTGAGCTGATTCGCCAGCGGATGCAGGCGGGCAGCAACTACGTGCTCGCTCGCGGCGAGATCGCCCGCTGCTGCGTCTTTACTACCCACACGCCGGTCCCGGCGGGCCACGACGCCTTTGCCCACGAACTGTTGTCGCAGGTGCTCGAACCTTATCGCCGCGACGAGTTGCGCATCTCGCAGTTCGACTTGCTGGCGCTTGGAGGCCGGGGCCGCTTTTCGATGACCGAGCTGGCCCTCAACTTGAGCGGTTCGGCCAACGCCGTCGCCCTGCGCCACGAAGAAGTCTCGCAGCGGATGTTTCCTTACCGCCAGATCACCCATGTCACCAACGGCATTCACCACCTAAGTTGGGTGAGCCCAGACATTGCCCGCGTGCTCGACGGCTCGATTCCGGGCTGGCGCGAGCAGCCGACGCTGCTGGCCCAGGCCCACAGCCTCGACAGTGAAGCCCTCAGGGCTGCCCACGCCAGGGCCAAAAGCCGGCTCGTAGAATTTATCAACGGCCACGACCACGGCATCGACTTCCAAGAAAACCTGCTTACGATCGGTTTTGCCCGCCGCTTCGCCACTTACAAGCGCGGCGATCTGATCGTAAAGGCGATCGACAAGCTGCCGCCGGAGGTGGGCGATCGCATCCAGCTGGTCTTTGCCGGTAAGTCCCACCCCCGCGACAACGGCGGCAAAGAATATATTCAGAAGATTGTCGAGTTGATGAGCGAAAAGCGCATCCGGCTGGTGTTTCTCGAAAACTACGACATGTCGGTGGCGCGGATGCTGGTCAGCGGCGTCGATATCTGGATGAACACTCCCCGCCGTCCCCTTGAGGCGAGCGGCACCAGCGGCATGAAGGCCGCCCTCAACGGCGTCCCCAACCTTTCGGTCCTCGACGGCTGGTGGGTCGAAGGCTACAACCGCAAAAACGGCTGGGCCGTCGGCGAAGACTTTGTCGAGGGCAACCCCGACGAGGACGAATTTGACGCTGCCAGCATCGCCCAGTTGCTCTCCGAGCAGATTCTAGACGAATTTTACGGGCGGCCTGCGGAGTGGATCGAACGGATGAAGGCGTCGGTTGCCACCGCTTCCTTCTTCAACACCCACCGCATGGTCAGCCAGTACGTCGAGCAGATCTACAAGCTGCCATTCGTTGCTGCCTGA
- the hemE gene encoding uroporphyrinogen decarboxylase, giving the protein MMRQAGRYMANYRALRERYGFKERCENPDLAVEISLQPFRAFAPDGVIMFSDILTPFDGMGIPFDLIESRGPIIDPPIRSRAQIDAVRLLEPEAALPFIRTILQTLRQEVAGKATVLGFVGAPWTLAAYAVEGKSSKDYALIKQMAYSEPALLHALLSKFADSIARYVIYQIESGAQVVQLFDTWAGQLSPSDYRRFALPYERQIVDQVRQVHPETPLILYINHSAGLLRHVAESGVDIISLDWTVDMAEARATLGSALAVQGNLDPCVLLGDHDQIRERTLEVIRKAGPTGHIMNLGHGILQQTPESAAQFFIETVKSFAW; this is encoded by the coding sequence ATGATGCGTCAGGCGGGGCGCTATATGGCAAACTATCGGGCTCTGCGGGAGCGCTACGGCTTTAAGGAGCGCTGCGAGAACCCGGATCTGGCGGTCGAAATCTCGCTGCAGCCGTTTCGGGCCTTCGCCCCGGACGGGGTCATCATGTTCTCGGATATCCTGACCCCCTTCGACGGCATGGGCATCCCCTTCGATCTCATCGAAAGCCGGGGACCCATCATCGACCCGCCCATCCGCAGTCGCGCTCAGATCGACGCGGTGCGGCTTTTAGAGCCAGAGGCAGCCCTGCCCTTCATCCGCACGATCCTGCAGACGCTCCGGCAGGAAGTCGCAGGCAAGGCGACGGTTCTGGGCTTTGTTGGCGCGCCCTGGACCCTTGCCGCCTATGCCGTGGAGGGCAAAAGCTCCAAAGATTATGCCCTCATCAAGCAGATGGCCTACAGCGAACCGGCCCTCCTGCACGCTTTGCTCAGCAAGTTTGCCGACTCGATCGCCCGCTACGTCATCTACCAGATCGAGTCCGGTGCCCAGGTGGTACAACTGTTCGATACCTGGGCAGGCCAACTCAGCCCCAGCGACTACCGCCGCTTTGCTCTACCTTATGAGCGTCAGATCGTCGATCAGGTGCGGCAGGTCCACCCCGAGACCCCGCTCATCCTCTACATCAACCATTCCGCCGGTCTGTTGCGCCACGTAGCCGAGAGCGGCGTCGATATTATCAGCCTCGACTGGACGGTGGACATGGCGGAGGCGCGCGCGACGTTGGGCAGTGCCCTCGCCGTTCAGGGCAACCTCGATCCGTGCGTCCTTCTGGGCGATCACGACCAGATTCGCGAGCGCACCCTCGAAGTGATCCGCAAGGCCGGCCCCACCGGCCACATCATGAATCTGGGCCACGGCATCCTTCAGCAGACGCCCGAATCCGCTGCCCAGTTTTTTATCGAGACCGTCAAGTCCTTTGCCTGGTAA
- the hemF gene encoding oxygen-dependent coproporphyrinogen oxidase — protein MTAVLTDTRSRVRAFMLGLQESITSRLEALDGEARFVEDRWDREEGGGGRSRVLSEGRLFERAGVNFSEIFGEALPPSILQQRPEAAGHSYYVTGTSMVLHPRNPYMPTVHLNYRYFEAGPVWWFGGGADLTPYYGFREDAHHFHATLKAACDQHDPTYYPRFKKWCDEYFYLKHRGEPRGVGGLFFDYLEGDWEKLFAFAQSCGNAFLPAYVPIVERRSGLAYGERERQFQLYRRGRYVEFNLVWDRGTIFGLQTGGRIESILMSLPPLVRWEYNYRPEPGTPEAELYEVFLVPRDWASESSLG, from the coding sequence ATGACCGCCGTCCTCACCGATACCCGTAGCCGCGTGCGCGCCTTTATGCTGGGGCTGCAGGAGAGCATTACCTCCCGCCTCGAAGCGCTCGATGGCGAGGCCCGCTTTGTCGAGGACCGCTGGGATCGCGAGGAAGGAGGCGGTGGTCGCTCCCGCGTGTTGAGCGAGGGGCGCTTATTCGAGCGGGCCGGGGTCAATTTCTCCGAAATTTTTGGCGAGGCACTGCCGCCCTCGATTTTGCAGCAGCGCCCCGAGGCGGCAGGCCACAGCTACTACGTCACCGGCACCTCGATGGTGCTTCACCCGCGCAATCCCTACATGCCGACCGTCCACCTCAACTACCGCTACTTCGAGGCGGGGCCGGTCTGGTGGTTTGGCGGTGGGGCGGACCTCACGCCCTACTACGGCTTTCGCGAGGACGCCCACCACTTCCACGCCACCCTCAAAGCCGCCTGCGACCAGCACGATCCAACTTACTACCCGCGCTTCAAAAAGTGGTGCGACGAGTACTTTTATCTCAAGCATCGCGGCGAACCGCGCGGCGTCGGGGGACTGTTCTTCGACTACCTCGAAGGCGACTGGGAAAAGCTCTTTGCCTTTGCCCAGTCCTGCGGCAACGCCTTTTTGCCCGCCTACGTGCCGATTGTCGAGCGGCGATCGGGACTAGCCTACGGCGAGCGCGAGCGGCAGTTTCAGCTTTATCGCCGGGGCCGCTACGTCGAATTCAACCTTGTCTGGGACCGGGGAACGATCTTTGGCCTGCAGACCGGCGGTCGCATCGAGTCGATCTTGATGTCGCTGCCGCCGCTGGTGCGCTGGGAATATAACTACCGCCCCGAGCCGGGCACACCGGAAGCCGAACTGTACGAGGTCTTTCTTGTGCCCCGCGATTGGGCCTCTGAGTCTTCCCTGGGCTAG
- a CDS encoding MFS transporter: MNSLKKHPPVLWRRVFGLAMLSAAIAFAWLAYILYLPKLLGQLGFPPVAVPVLLVIEGLLTAAVEPWMGSLSDERQRRFASRYPLIVAGTVAACVLFVVLPLVVVAHPGGLLRWILPLLLIGWSFAMAVFRSPALALLSRYAAPSSMPVAAAVLSIATGIASAFGPLGRPWLLGLGAPALFCLASGVLLLAVLVLRRLDRTVDLSLPYGSIYISTRLVPPALGRERSKTNGGSGALLTRLGLIFCAGAGASLGFRLLTDIFPKVLAAAKIVPAPVMGTLFLTFAALAIPAGLLAVRVGNGRTMATGLVAMSLLICLVPVCKNAGFAFALALALGAAHSLVINGLYAFALGSVPPEHSGLGIGLYFGGGGLAMAAAGVVATQLQALGIGTGLALGSAGFLLAALCVVLTGSITAAPTEANGTPAADSIAAPET; this comes from the coding sequence ATGAATAGTCTCAAAAAGCACCCGCCTGTGCTCTGGCGGCGCGTGTTTGGTCTGGCGATGCTCAGTGCGGCAATTGCCTTTGCCTGGCTCGCCTACATCCTCTATCTGCCGAAACTGCTCGGGCAACTGGGGTTTCCGCCGGTGGCGGTGCCGGTGCTGCTGGTAATCGAAGGCTTGCTCACAGCGGCGGTCGAGCCCTGGATGGGCAGCCTGTCGGACGAGCGCCAGCGCCGCTTTGCCTCGCGCTATCCGCTCATCGTCGCCGGGACGGTGGCAGCCTGCGTGCTCTTTGTCGTCCTGCCGCTGGTGGTCGTTGCCCATCCAGGGGGGTTGCTCCGGTGGATATTGCCGCTGCTTTTGATCGGCTGGTCCTTTGCGATGGCTGTTTTTCGCAGCCCGGCCCTGGCGCTGCTCAGTCGCTACGCTGCCCCGTCCTCGATGCCGGTGGCGGCGGCGGTCTTGAGCATAGCGACAGGGATCGCAAGCGCCTTCGGCCCGCTCGGACGCCCGTGGCTATTAGGATTGGGCGCTCCGGCGCTTTTTTGCCTCGCCTCAGGGGTGCTGCTTTTGGCGGTGCTGGTGCTCCGCCGCCTCGATCGCACCGTCGATCTATCGCTGCCTTACGGCTCGATTTATATTTCGACCCGATTGGTACCCCCGGCCCTGGGGCGGGAGCGGTCCAAGACAAACGGGGGAAGCGGTGCGCTGCTGACTCGGCTGGGGCTGATTTTTTGTGCCGGAGCGGGAGCCTCCCTCGGGTTTCGGCTGCTCACCGACATTTTTCCGAAGGTACTCGCCGCCGCCAAGATCGTCCCGGCTCCGGTGATGGGAACCCTTTTTCTCACCTTCGCTGCCCTCGCCATCCCGGCGGGCCTCCTCGCGGTGCGGGTGGGCAATGGCCGGACGATGGCTACAGGTCTGGTGGCGATGTCCCTCCTTATCTGTCTGGTGCCCGTCTGCAAGAATGCAGGCTTTGCCTTTGCTCTGGCCCTGGCCTTAGGAGCTGCCCACAGCCTGGTGATCAACGGGCTGTACGCTTTTGCGCTGGGGAGCGTGCCACCGGAGCACTCCGGTCTCGGGATCGGGCTGTATTTTGGCGGGGGCGGTCTGGCGATGGCCGCTGCCGGGGTCGTCGCAACCCAGTTGCAGGCGCTCGGAATCGGAACGGGCCTCGCCCTGGGCAGCGCTGGTTTTTTACTCGCTGCCCTGTGCGTCGTTCTGACCGGCAGCATCACAGCGGCTCCCACAGAAGCAAACGGCACACCGGCGGCAGATTCTATAGCCGCCCCAGAAACCTAG
- a CDS encoding type II toxin-antitoxin system Phd/YefM family antitoxin: MKIFNIHEAKTHLSRLVDQAARGESFVIAKAGKPLVKVVALNAPEPAQMKRRGFLAGQIVVPEDFDRLGSAEIEQLFTGDA; the protein is encoded by the coding sequence GTGAAGATATTCAATATTCACGAGGCGAAGACGCATTTGTCTCGCCTGGTCGATCAAGCCGCTAGAGGCGAATCGTTTGTAATTGCCAAGGCAGGCAAGCCCCTGGTAAAGGTCGTGGCTTTGAATGCTCCAGAGCCGGCTCAGATGAAGCGACGGGGCTTTCTCGCAGGCCAGATCGTCGTCCCGGAGGACTTTGATCGCCTTGGCAGTGCTGAGATTGAGCAACTTTTTACCGGTGATGCGTGA
- a CDS encoding type II toxin-antitoxin system VapC family toxin: MKLLLDIQLLLFAAESNDTSTGRLSVEAAALIDDVSNELLFSAASIWEVTIKNGLGREDFKVNPRLLWRGLLDNGYVELAIRSEHTLAVGSLPSIHKDPFDRLLIAQATVEGIILLTCDPVVASYPGSILKV; the protein is encoded by the coding sequence GTGAAACTGCTGCTCGACATCCAGCTGCTTCTTTTTGCTGCAGAATCGAACGACACTTCGACTGGCAGGCTGTCGGTTGAGGCCGCTGCCCTTATCGATGATGTTTCTAACGAACTGTTGTTCAGTGCAGCGAGTATCTGGGAGGTGACGATAAAAAACGGCCTGGGACGCGAGGATTTCAAGGTAAATCCACGTCTGCTCTGGCGCGGGTTGCTAGACAACGGCTATGTAGAGCTGGCAATTAGAAGCGAGCACACCCTGGCTGTGGGCAGCTTGCCCAGCATCCACAAAGATCCGTTCGACCGCCTGCTCATTGCCCAGGCAACGGTTGAAGGGATTATCTTGCTGACGTGTGATCCGGTGGTGGCCAGCTATCCAGGCTCTATTCTCAAGGTGTGA
- a CDS encoding RNA-guided endonuclease InsQ/TnpB family protein codes for MNRWLDMLRSQYNWLLAERFDWWELNRCPVNACPLTSSIAPPKEQPDYYSQKRSLVTLKKERSGYKEIHSQVLQDMVKRVGLAFDRYLKGDSKGKRSGKPRFKGKGRYHSFTYTQADNDWIVGNLVNLPKLGSIKLIQHRPLPEGFDVKTACISKKADGWYITFSLLDESVPTINPDIDVKKGVGIDLGLKDFLVTGDGLHVPIPQYYRKAEKRLAKEERKLARKKNKASKRRAKRVCKVAKLHAKVANQRKDFHHKTAVLLLRKYEVIAHENLNIKGLARTHLAKSVHDAGWGTFITILANKAEKAGCLTIGVNPSGTTQMCSDCDAHVAKTLSDRRHCCPHCGLELDRDENSGRNMWKRAEGHPVLKARGVRSTSWTVKREAHPIPLCG; via the coding sequence TTGAATCGTTGGCTTGATATGTTGCGCTCTCAGTACAACTGGCTACTTGCCGAACGCTTTGATTGGTGGGAACTTAATCGTTGCCCAGTTAATGCCTGCCCTCTCACTTCAAGCATCGCCCCACCCAAAGAACAGCCTGATTACTACAGTCAGAAACGTTCTCTCGTGACGCTTAAAAAAGAACGTTCTGGGTACAAAGAGATTCACTCCCAAGTGCTTCAAGATATGGTCAAACGCGTGGGACTTGCTTTTGACCGTTACTTGAAGGGTGATAGTAAAGGCAAGCGTAGTGGTAAACCGAGATTCAAAGGAAAAGGTCGCTACCATTCATTCACTTACACACAAGCTGATAATGATTGGATTGTTGGAAATTTGGTAAACTTGCCCAAGCTTGGCAGTATCAAACTGATTCAACATCGTCCTTTGCCTGAAGGTTTCGATGTTAAGACGGCTTGTATCAGCAAGAAAGCAGACGGTTGGTACATTACTTTCAGTCTGCTTGATGAATCTGTACCAACGATTAATCCTGATATTGATGTAAAGAAAGGTGTAGGTATTGACCTTGGCTTAAAAGATTTTCTAGTCACCGGCGATGGCTTACATGTTCCCATTCCCCAGTACTACAGGAAAGCCGAAAAGCGCTTGGCAAAGGAAGAACGCAAGCTTGCTCGCAAAAAGAATAAGGCGAGTAAGCGCAGGGCTAAGCGAGTTTGCAAAGTTGCAAAACTTCATGCCAAAGTCGCAAATCAACGCAAAGACTTCCATCACAAGACAGCAGTTTTACTATTGCGAAAATACGAGGTTATTGCTCATGAGAACTTAAATATCAAAGGTTTGGCAAGAACTCATCTTGCCAAATCAGTGCATGATGCTGGTTGGGGAACATTCATTACAATCTTGGCAAACAAAGCTGAAAAAGCTGGGTGCTTAACGATTGGAGTGAATCCATCTGGTACAACGCAAATGTGTTCCGATTGCGATGCTCATGTTGCCAAAACTCTAAGCGATAGACGGCATTGTTGCCCGCACTGTGGCTTGGAGTTGGATAGAGATGAAAACTCAGGTCGGAACATGTGGAAAAGGGCGGAGGGTCATCCCGTTCTTAAAGCTCGCGGAGTCCGAAGCACTAGCTGGACTGTGAAGCGAGAAGCCCACCCTATACCGCTATGCGGTTAG
- the tnpA gene encoding IS200/IS605 family transposase, whose protein sequence is MPYDSHSRAVSDLNAHIVLTTKYRRKVVSPELLARMTEIMASVCEKWGVEILEFNGEADHVHLLMRYYPQLQLSKFVNNVKTVTSRMLRKEFMPHIKKFYWGTEAFWNSSYFVASCGGVTVETLRKYVESQSEIPNEGDSSQS, encoded by the coding sequence ATGCCTTACGACTCCCACTCCAGAGCAGTTTCAGACCTCAACGCTCACATAGTGCTTACCACAAAATACCGTCGCAAGGTCGTCAGTCCTGAACTTTTGGCAAGGATGACCGAGATTATGGCATCGGTCTGTGAAAAGTGGGGAGTTGAAATACTTGAGTTTAATGGCGAGGCTGACCACGTTCATCTACTCATGCGTTATTACCCGCAATTGCAACTCAGTAAGTTTGTCAACAATGTGAAGACAGTGACAAGCCGGATGCTCAGGAAAGAGTTCATGCCCCATATCAAGAAGTTTTACTGGGGTACGGAGGCTTTCTGGAATAGCTCTTATTTCGTTGCTTCTTGCGGAGGTGTGACTGTGGAGACCCTGAGAAAGTACGTTGAGAGTCAATCTGAGATACCCAATGAAGGTGATTCATCCCAAAGCTGA